One Carassius auratus strain Wakin chromosome 16, ASM336829v1, whole genome shotgun sequence genomic window carries:
- the paqr6 gene encoding membrane progestin receptor delta isoform X1, producing the protein MKKVTLFPAWRGTGEGHGWGWAQCVRWEAGEGGPSRGLECPLWCVLCRGGKERLKQACQRGRGALRLPADMLSLRLPQLFDIHQVPKVFREDGIMSGYRHPRSSALDCILSSFQMTNETVNIWTHFLPTWYFLWRFSMLCTSLDFLMDSYTWPLLVYMLLICLYPFTSSCAHTFSSMSAEARHICYFFDYGALSLYSLGCAITYGSYAMPDRWVNSWLHQHFVTIGVANSLFCTSMSCYSRFVELQFPHKSKILRTAAFIVPFLFDSFPLFYRLLSCCWGSCSPSEALASHSYHLLFAFLTCFLFASHLPERLAPGRFDYIGHSHQLFHVCAVVGTHFQMEAVLTDMASRKDWLTSHSSLPSFPATVGVLVLGVLLNLGIIGIFSAGLPRTPRQSTSAHLHQE; encoded by the exons ATGAAGAAAGTGACAT tGTTTCCTGCGTGGCGGGGGACTGGAGAGGGTCATGGTTGGGGCTGGGCTCAGTGTGTGAGGTGGGAGGCTGGGGAAGGGGGCCCGTCCCGGGGTCTGGAGTGTCCGCTGTGGTGCGTCCTGTGTCGAGGAGGCAAGGAGAGACTCAAGCAGGCCTGTCAGAGAGGGAGGGGAGCGCTGCGCCTGCCCGCAGACATGCTGAGCCTCAGACTTCCACAGCTCTTTGACATCCACCAGGTGCCAAAG GTGTTTCGAGAGGACGGCATCATGTCCGGGTACCGTCATCCCAGGAGCTCAGCCCTTGACTGCATTCTCAGCAGTTTTCAAATGACCAACGAGACGGTCAATATCTGGACGCACTTCCTGCCGACCTG GTACTTCCTGTGGCGGTTCAGCATGCTGTGCACTTCTCTGGACTTCCTGATGGACAGCTACACCTGGCCTCTGCTCGTCTACATGCTTCTGATCTGCCTGTACCCCTTCACCTCCAGCTGCGCTCACACCTTCAGCAGCATGTCAGCCGAGGCTCGTCACATCTGCTACTTCTTCGACTACGGCGCGCTCAGCCTCTACAGTCTCG GCTGTGCTATCACATACGGCTCTTACGCGATGCCCGACCGCTGGGTAAACAGTTGGCTTCATCAGCATTTCGTGACCATCGGCGTCGCCAACTCGCTCTTCTGTACCAGCATGTCCTGCTACTCCAG GTTCGTAGAGTTGCAGTTCCCACATAAAAGTAAAATCTTGCGAACGGCCGCGTTTATCGTCCCCTTCCTCTTTGATAGCTTCCCACTGTTCTACCGC CTGCTGTCGTGCTGTTGGGGGAGCTGTAGTCCCAGTGAAGCTCTGGCCAGCCACTCTTACCATCTGCTCTTTGCGTTCCTCACATGCTTCCTGTTTGCCTCTCACCTCCCCGAGAGACTGGCTCCTGGACGCTTCGACTACATCG GTCACAGTCACCAGCTCTTTCACGTTTGTGCAGTGGTGGGCACCCATTTCCAGATGGAGGCGGTGTTGACAGACATGGCGTCTCGCAAAGATTGGCTGACGTCGCACTCCTCTTTACCTTCGTTTCCGGCCACTGTGGGGGTTCTCGTGCTGGGCGTCCTGCTCAACCTGGGCATCATTGGCATCTTTAGCGCCGGATTACCACGAACACCTCGCCAAAGCACTTCGGCCCACCTTCATCAGGAGTAA
- the paqr6 gene encoding membrane progestin receptor delta isoform X2 translates to MLSLRLPQLFDIHQVPKVFREDGIMSGYRHPRSSALDCILSSFQMTNETVNIWTHFLPTWYFLWRFSMLCTSLDFLMDSYTWPLLVYMLLICLYPFTSSCAHTFSSMSAEARHICYFFDYGALSLYSLGCAITYGSYAMPDRWVNSWLHQHFVTIGVANSLFCTSMSCYSRFVELQFPHKSKILRTAAFIVPFLFDSFPLFYRLLSCCWGSCSPSEALASHSYHLLFAFLTCFLFASHLPERLAPGRFDYIGHSHQLFHVCAVVGTHFQMEAVLTDMASRKDWLTSHSSLPSFPATVGVLVLGVLLNLGIIGIFSAGLPRTPRQSTSAHLHQE, encoded by the exons ATGCTGAGCCTCAGACTTCCACAGCTCTTTGACATCCACCAGGTGCCAAAG GTGTTTCGAGAGGACGGCATCATGTCCGGGTACCGTCATCCCAGGAGCTCAGCCCTTGACTGCATTCTCAGCAGTTTTCAAATGACCAACGAGACGGTCAATATCTGGACGCACTTCCTGCCGACCTG GTACTTCCTGTGGCGGTTCAGCATGCTGTGCACTTCTCTGGACTTCCTGATGGACAGCTACACCTGGCCTCTGCTCGTCTACATGCTTCTGATCTGCCTGTACCCCTTCACCTCCAGCTGCGCTCACACCTTCAGCAGCATGTCAGCCGAGGCTCGTCACATCTGCTACTTCTTCGACTACGGCGCGCTCAGCCTCTACAGTCTCG GCTGTGCTATCACATACGGCTCTTACGCGATGCCCGACCGCTGGGTAAACAGTTGGCTTCATCAGCATTTCGTGACCATCGGCGTCGCCAACTCGCTCTTCTGTACCAGCATGTCCTGCTACTCCAG GTTCGTAGAGTTGCAGTTCCCACATAAAAGTAAAATCTTGCGAACGGCCGCGTTTATCGTCCCCTTCCTCTTTGATAGCTTCCCACTGTTCTACCGC CTGCTGTCGTGCTGTTGGGGGAGCTGTAGTCCCAGTGAAGCTCTGGCCAGCCACTCTTACCATCTGCTCTTTGCGTTCCTCACATGCTTCCTGTTTGCCTCTCACCTCCCCGAGAGACTGGCTCCTGGACGCTTCGACTACATCG GTCACAGTCACCAGCTCTTTCACGTTTGTGCAGTGGTGGGCACCCATTTCCAGATGGAGGCGGTGTTGACAGACATGGCGTCTCGCAAAGATTGGCTGACGTCGCACTCCTCTTTACCTTCGTTTCCGGCCACTGTGGGGGTTCTCGTGCTGGGCGTCCTGCTCAACCTGGGCATCATTGGCATCTTTAGCGCCGGATTACCACGAACACCTCGCCAAAGCACTTCGGCCCACCTTCATCAGGAGTAA